Proteins co-encoded in one Actinobacillus succinogenes 130Z genomic window:
- a CDS encoding DUF6418 domain-containing protein, giving the protein MQLLVLLKFILTVLFVSLSLFSIEHIYEINDFVLLGIFLSILLLDIVINPKRNFVNSITILAILLNILGVFAIEHIDSSYYLYEVEQYISYEHSIPLLLLYQWFFLLGINLIVREKNLERIATSKINYKLFFLLGLVSLLLLTYSLIIIHKPAPVLGVDRFEYDKAILGKFGQVTNILFYFSFGLGLLFLKEKKKIYIFFLCLIELAFLLKGHKFWNLVEVLYLFLLPFVIKVVRDKVLKLIFVAGLSVSLFVFAAININVYYFPSFEPLDYTQQRLSQEGQLWWSTYKNYYSDFRKDELKKELNIYLNYNELNQYDVGMYKVMQLNTTPERFEWKLDKLSRYVYSTPALLYYYLGKYTGAFAMLFLGFLLGGWVKLVGYTISSGDLFMSLIAARFFYIIRKGVKDGDIYKFFSLEFIFLIICTIIAYAVYHQMRIIRKTN; this is encoded by the coding sequence ATGCAATTGCTTGTATTACTGAAATTTATTTTAACTGTCTTATTTGTCTCATTATCTTTGTTCTCTATCGAGCATATTTATGAGATAAATGATTTTGTGCTTTTGGGGATATTTTTAAGTATCTTACTCTTAGATATTGTTATTAATCCTAAGAGAAATTTTGTAAATTCTATAACTATATTGGCGATATTGCTAAACATATTAGGTGTTTTTGCTATTGAGCATATTGATAGTAGTTACTATTTATATGAAGTTGAACAATATATTAGCTATGAACACAGTATTCCATTGTTACTTTTATATCAATGGTTTTTTTTATTAGGGATTAATTTAATTGTTAGAGAGAAAAATTTAGAAAGAATAGCTACTTCAAAAATTAATTACAAATTATTTTTCCTTTTGGGTTTAGTATCTTTACTGTTATTAACATACTCGTTAATTATAATACATAAACCGGCTCCGGTTCTAGGTGTAGATAGGTTTGAATATGATAAAGCAATTTTAGGTAAATTCGGGCAGGTTACTAATATACTTTTTTATTTTTCTTTTGGATTGGGACTATTGTTTCTTAAGGAAAAAAAGAAAATTTATATTTTCTTTCTTTGTTTGATTGAGCTTGCTTTTTTACTTAAAGGTCATAAATTTTGGAATTTAGTTGAAGTTTTATATTTATTCTTATTGCCATTTGTTATTAAAGTTGTTAGAGATAAGGTGCTAAAATTAATTTTTGTAGCTGGTTTATCAGTATCTCTATTTGTATTTGCGGCTATTAATATTAATGTGTATTACTTTCCATCGTTTGAACCACTAGATTATACTCAGCAAAGATTATCACAGGAGGGGCAGTTATGGTGGTCTACATATAAAAATTATTATTCTGATTTTAGAAAAGATGAACTTAAGAAAGAATTAAATATTTATTTAAATTATAATGAATTAAATCAATATGATGTTGGTATGTATAAAGTAATGCAATTAAATACAACACCAGAACGGTTTGAATGGAAATTAGATAAACTATCTCGTTATGTATACTCTACTCCAGCCCTCCTTTATTACTATCTAGGTAAATATACTGGTGCATTTGCTATGTTATTTCTAGGTTTTTTATTAGGGGGATGGGTGAAATTAGTAGGTTATACAATTAGCAGTGGTGATCTTTTTATGTCATTAATCGCTGCTAGGTTTTTCTATATTATTAGAAAAGGAGTAAAAGATGGGGATATTTATAAATTTTTCTCTTTGGAATTCATTTTTTTAATTATTTGTACCATTATTGCCTATGCTGTTTATCATCAAATGAGAATTATTAGAAAGACGAATTAA
- a CDS encoding acyltransferase family protein, with product MKCIGIVLVVIGHHPKGDIFNIMRSYMFHMPLFFFLGGMLFNTRKNAIEYYTGIFKKYFLYIVLSYLILGIGANLLHFYFLVQKRNIFGNSIFETIELAITGNFHNNYFFMVGWFLFSYMIVLSIAFPVIKMFNKMQNAKCKMQNAKCKMQNAKCKMQNAKCKMQNAKCKMQNAKCKMQNAKCKMQNAKCIL from the coding sequence ATAAAATGTATTGGAATAGTTTTGGTTGTAATCGGACATCACCCTAAAGGTGATATTTTCAATATCATGCGGTCTTATATGTTTCATATGCCACTATTCTTTTTTCTAGGCGGAATGCTTTTTAATACAAGAAAAAATGCAATTGAATATTATACTGGGATATTTAAGAAATATTTTTTATACATTGTTTTATCATATTTAATTTTGGGTATTGGTGCGAATTTACTGCATTTCTATTTTTTAGTTCAAAAAAGAAATATATTTGGAAATTCTATTTTTGAAACTATTGAGTTGGCAATTACAGGAAATTTTCATAATAATTACTTCTTTATGGTTGGGTGGTTTTTATTTTCCTATATGATAGTGTTGTCTATTGCTTTTCCTGTTATAAAAATGTTCAATAAAATGCAAAATGCAAAATGCAAAATGCAAAATGCAAAATGCAAAATGCAAAATGCAAAATGCAAAATGCAAAATGCAAAATGCAAAATGCAAAATGCAAAATGCAAAATGCAAAATGCAAAATGCAAAATGCAAAATGCAAAATGCAAAATGCAAAATGCAAAATGCATTCTATGA
- a CDS encoding acyltransferase family protein, whose translation MKSLNTDYFSRIDHLRFFAATLVIFHHFRGKLSLDNGQWTMDIISSSSLFIKTWLINGSTGVSLFLFLTGFLFCIISGYGEKKIQYKGFIYNRILRIFPMMVLMAFIVITVNRAGSTPMDIFRILTLQLNTGHSYTGWGHEFYPSGPIWTIAVEFQFYLLFPFLALFLSRYGLKYLFAIVLLSIALRFNIHSLVSKPMYWNFYHSIFGRLDQFVLGMIFAVLWKRGYFSLFSSKLVSLVVVITSIIVLMYLFTFKKTDAIYTYFSFTIEAICWGLIAVAYFVVKLPKVKFIDTSLAKLGEISFSLYILHLPIGGMVTRVLNLSLATSVTDSLSMTLIRLIPIILVSFFTFYVIEKPFMSLRVKYTS comes from the coding sequence ATGAAATCATTAAACACAGATTATTTTTCCAGAATAGACCATTTGCGCTTTTTTGCTGCAACATTGGTAATTTTCCATCATTTTAGGGGAAAGCTATCGCTGGACAATGGACAATGGACAATGGATATTATATCGTCAAGCTCATTGTTTATCAAAACTTGGCTCATAAATGGTTCTACCGGCGTTAGTCTATTCTTATTTTTGACTGGTTTTTTGTTTTGCATTATCAGTGGATATGGTGAAAAGAAAATACAATATAAAGGTTTTATTTATAATCGAATTTTACGTATTTTCCCTATGATGGTGTTGATGGCTTTTATTGTTATAACTGTTAATAGAGCCGGTTCTACACCAATGGATATTTTCAGAATATTAACTTTACAATTAAATACGGGACATTCTTATACGGGCTGGGGACATGAATTTTATCCTTCTGGTCCAATATGGACGATTGCAGTAGAATTTCAATTTTATTTGCTTTTCCCATTCCTGGCTCTGTTTTTATCTAGGTATGGATTAAAATATCTATTCGCTATTGTTTTATTATCTATAGCATTAAGATTTAATATCCACAGTCTAGTTAGTAAACCAATGTATTGGAATTTTTATCATTCCATTTTTGGTCGTTTAGATCAATTCGTATTAGGCATGATTTTTGCTGTACTTTGGAAAAGAGGATATTTCTCTTTATTTTCTTCTAAACTAGTATCACTGGTAGTTGTTATTACATCAATTATTGTATTAATGTATTTATTTACGTTTAAGAAAACAGATGCTATTTACACTTACTTTTCTTTTACTATAGAAGCTATTTGCTGGGGATTAATTGCTGTGGCTTATTTTGTGGTTAAGTTACCTAAAGTGAAATTTATAGATACATCCTTAGCAAAATTGGGGGAAATTAGTTTTTCACTTTATATTTTGCATTTGCCGATAGGTGGGATGGTAACTAGGGTATTGAACTTGTCTCTTGCTACTAGTGTTACTGATTCCTTGAGTATGACATTAATACGGCTCATTCCTATAATCTTAGTCTCATTTTTTACATTTTATGTGATTGAGAAGCCATTCATGTCATTACGAGTAAAATATACTTCATAA
- the glf gene encoding UDP-galactopyranose mutase: MKKYDYLIVGAGLFGSIFAHEATKRGKKCLVIEKRDHIGGNCYTQNIEGINVHKYGAHIFHTSNKVVWDYIQQFAEFNRFTNSPVARYKDELYSLPFNMLTFNKMWGVITPQEAEAKIKAQIAQENITDPQNLEEQAISLVGRDIYEKLIKGYTEKQWGRKCTELPAFIIKRLPVRYTYDNNYFYDTYQGIPIGGYTAIFERMLDGIEVKLGVDFFAEREHYENLAEKIVFTGMIDEYFGYQFGKLEYRSLRFDNEVLDMPNYQGNAVVNYTEAEVPYTRIIEHKHFEYGTQSKTVITREHSKEYEEGDEPYYPINDGRNNELYAKYKALADEKSNVIFGGRLAQYKYFDMHNIIAEALECVKVHFS; the protein is encoded by the coding sequence ATGAAAAAATACGACTATCTTATTGTTGGTGCCGGTCTTTTCGGTTCGATTTTTGCTCATGAGGCAACTAAACGTGGAAAAAAATGTTTAGTGATTGAAAAACGCGATCACATTGGCGGGAACTGCTATACCCAAAATATCGAAGGGATCAATGTGCACAAATATGGTGCGCATATTTTTCATACCAGTAATAAAGTGGTTTGGGATTATATTCAACAATTTGCTGAGTTTAACCGTTTTACTAATTCGCCTGTGGCTCGTTATAAAGATGAACTTTATAGCTTGCCGTTTAATATGTTAACGTTTAATAAAATGTGGGGTGTGATTACACCACAAGAAGCGGAAGCAAAAATTAAAGCGCAAATCGCTCAGGAAAATATTACCGATCCGCAAAATCTTGAAGAGCAGGCAATTTCTTTAGTTGGACGTGATATTTACGAAAAACTGATTAAAGGTTATACCGAGAAACAATGGGGGCGTAAATGTACGGAACTGCCTGCATTTATTATCAAACGTTTACCTGTACGTTATACTTACGATAACAACTATTTCTATGATACTTACCAAGGTATTCCGATTGGTGGTTACACCGCTATCTTTGAAAGAATGCTAGATGGTATCGAAGTAAAACTTGGTGTAGATTTCTTTGCTGAGCGTGAGCATTATGAAAATCTTGCTGAAAAAATCGTCTTCACAGGAATGATTGATGAGTATTTCGGTTATCAATTCGGTAAATTAGAATATCGTAGCTTACGTTTTGATAATGAAGTATTGGATATGCCAAATTATCAAGGCAATGCAGTCGTGAATTATACGGAAGCGGAAGTGCCTTATACCCGAATTATTGAGCATAAGCATTTTGAATATGGCACACAATCAAAAACAGTGATTACCCGTGAACATTCGAAAGAATATGAAGAGGGAGATGAACCGTACTATCCAATTAATGACGGACGCAATAATGAGCTTTATGCAAAATACAAAGCATTAGCTGATGAAAAATCTAATGTAATTTTTGGCGGTCGCTTGGCACAATATAAATATTTCGATATGCATAATATTATTGCTGAAGCGTTAGAGTGTGTAAAAGTACATTTTTCTTAA
- the tagD gene encoding glycerol-3-phosphate cytidylyltransferase, producing the protein MAKTIITYGTFDLFHIGHLKLLQRLKALGDKLIVAVSTDEFNQGKGKTTVIPYEHRAEIVANIKCVDLVIPESSWEQKITDVQKYDVDIFAIGNDWEGKFDFLKEYCEVVYLERTKDISSTQIKQALKTFSISKEEILKAFDILEQLKSELE; encoded by the coding sequence ATGGCAAAAACAATTATAACTTATGGAACATTTGATCTTTTTCATATTGGTCATCTCAAATTATTACAACGTTTAAAAGCTTTGGGGGATAAATTAATTGTGGCCGTGTCTACAGATGAATTTAATCAAGGAAAGGGCAAGACTACAGTAATACCTTATGAACATAGAGCTGAAATTGTTGCAAATATCAAGTGTGTTGATTTAGTGATTCCTGAATCCAGCTGGGAACAGAAAATAACAGATGTTCAGAAATATGATGTGGATATTTTTGCTATAGGTAATGATTGGGAAGGGAAGTTTGATTTCTTAAAAGAATATTGTGAAGTTGTTTATCTTGAGCGTACAAAAGATATTTCATCGACTCAAATTAAGCAAGCATTAAAAACTTTTTCTATCTCTAAAGAAGAAATTTTAAAAGCTTTCGATATTTTAGAACAATTAAAAAGTGAGCTGGAATGA
- a CDS encoding oligosaccharide flippase family protein — MSNIDTVHKKRLFGNFFSLTILQMVNYALPLLTLPYLVRVLDVETYGLVMFAQSFILFFNILVDFGFNLSATKDVAIYRDNKEKLTEVYSSVMIIKCLLILVSFVLLTVIIHLSERFSETKFVYYLSFLWVVGQALFPIWYFQGIEKMKYITIVNIVSKVLFTGCIFIFVNENSDYLLVPLFNGVGLVIAALIALWIIHVSLKQTISWQKPATLWFYFKQSSTFFLSRASLSMYTSANSFVLGLFSSNSVVGYYAIADQLYKALQAFYTPLSQVLYPYIAKERNISLFKKIFKVSVILNVVGIFILFFIIKDVFEILFTQKIGMESIVVFNIFLIASLIVVPSILLGYPFLGALGYSKEANMSVIYASILHIAGLVVLILLNQITLYSVAYMVLITESFVFIYRIMKIRGNKLWQKQL; from the coding sequence ATGAGTAATATTGATACTGTGCATAAAAAGAGATTATTTGGTAATTTCTTTTCGTTAACTATTTTACAAATGGTTAACTATGCATTACCACTTCTTACATTACCTTATCTTGTTCGGGTGCTGGACGTCGAAACCTATGGTTTGGTAATGTTTGCACAGTCTTTTATCTTGTTTTTTAATATTCTGGTTGACTTTGGGTTTAACCTTTCAGCTACAAAAGATGTAGCGATTTATCGTGATAACAAGGAAAAACTGACAGAAGTTTATAGTTCGGTTATGATTATTAAATGTCTATTAATTCTTGTTTCATTTGTATTATTAACTGTAATTATTCATCTTTCTGAAAGATTTTCAGAAACTAAATTCGTCTATTATTTGAGTTTTTTGTGGGTGGTAGGACAAGCATTATTTCCTATATGGTATTTTCAGGGAATAGAAAAAATGAAATATATCACAATAGTAAATATTGTCTCGAAAGTTTTATTTACAGGATGTATTTTTATCTTTGTTAATGAAAACTCTGATTATCTATTAGTACCTTTATTTAATGGTGTTGGTTTAGTTATTGCAGCATTAATTGCATTGTGGATTATTCATGTATCATTAAAACAAACAATAAGTTGGCAAAAACCTGCTACTTTATGGTTTTATTTTAAGCAAAGTTCAACATTCTTTTTATCTAGAGCTTCTTTGAGTATGTATACTTCGGCAAACTCATTTGTTCTTGGTCTATTTTCATCAAATTCAGTTGTCGGTTATTATGCAATAGCAGATCAACTTTATAAAGCGTTACAAGCATTTTATACACCTTTGTCACAGGTGTTATATCCGTATATTGCAAAAGAACGAAATATTAGCTTATTCAAAAAAATTTTTAAAGTTTCTGTTATTTTGAATGTAGTAGGTATTTTTATTCTCTTCTTTATTATAAAAGATGTATTTGAAATTCTTTTTACCCAGAAAATTGGTATGGAATCTATAGTGGTATTTAATATTTTTCTAATTGCATCTTTGATTGTTGTTCCTAGTATATTATTAGGATATCCATTTCTCGGTGCATTAGGTTATTCAAAAGAAGCCAATATGAGCGTAATTTATGCATCGATCTTGCACATAGCCGGTTTAGTAGTATTAATTTTATTGAATCAAATAACATTATATTCAGTCGCTTACATGGTGCTAATCACAGAATCTTTCGTATTTATTTACCGTATTATGAAAATTAGAGGCAACAAATTATGGCAAAAACAATTATAA
- a CDS encoding DUF262 domain-containing protein, with protein sequence MAKTNFKTENNTLRKLIGNGLTYKIPRFQRDYSWETEQWEDLWVDIMGIIEDSDDSAHYMGYLVLQSTDDKSFDVIDGQQRLTTATIIILAILKNLQDLIKAGVDAEANTQRLNQIRQTYIGYLDPVTLVSRSKLTLNRNNNDYFQNYLIPLGHLPQRGFRASEHLLRKAFEWFYQRVSQYLKKENGNEGQRLAQLVEYISDNLFFTVITVSDELNAYKVFETLNSRGVRLSSTDLLKNYLFSILDKNSENNHELRNLEERWENIVSRLQSEKFPDFLRIYWNSRNKFTRHTELFKVIRNNIRDREAVFALIRGMEEDLDTYLALSSPELSDWSLDDKYLVNALKLFRVRQPFSLLLSAKRKFDRNSFTTLLRAIMVISFRYNTIGAYSPADLERAYNNVVEQINQSKVESVSQVLSLLKPIYIDDDRFSKDFTEKVIKTTDSRSTRLVRFILCELEQYVSNNPGIDFSSDAFNIEHILPQNAPDGWGGFSYEEMSALTYRLGNMTLLQASANRDLGTVEYAQKRAVLEQSNFVLTRKLSEQYAEWTPATIASWQRWLANQAKTVWRIAQLS encoded by the coding sequence ATGGCAAAAACGAACTTCAAAACTGAAAATAATACCTTAAGAAAGCTTATCGGCAATGGCTTAACTTATAAAATTCCACGATTCCAACGGGATTATAGTTGGGAGACGGAGCAATGGGAAGATTTGTGGGTTGATATTATGGGGATTATTGAAGATTCCGATGATTCAGCCCATTATATGGGGTATCTTGTGCTGCAATCCACAGATGATAAATCTTTTGATGTGATTGATGGGCAGCAACGTTTAACGACTGCAACGATAATTATTTTGGCAATTCTGAAAAATTTGCAAGATTTAATTAAAGCAGGTGTCGATGCGGAAGCTAATACACAGCGACTAAACCAAATTCGCCAAACCTATATCGGCTATTTAGATCCCGTTACTTTAGTATCCCGTTCAAAATTAACATTAAACCGTAATAATAATGATTATTTTCAAAATTATTTAATACCTCTTGGGCATTTACCACAACGAGGGTTTCGAGCTTCTGAACATTTATTACGTAAGGCTTTTGAATGGTTCTACCAGAGAGTCAGCCAATATCTGAAAAAAGAAAATGGTAATGAAGGACAACGATTAGCACAATTAGTTGAATATATCAGTGATAATTTGTTTTTTACTGTAATTACGGTTTCAGATGAATTAAATGCCTATAAAGTATTTGAAACGCTTAATTCTCGCGGTGTTCGACTTTCTTCGACAGATTTACTGAAAAATTATCTTTTTTCGATTTTAGATAAAAATTCAGAGAATAATCACGAATTAAGAAATTTGGAAGAACGTTGGGAAAATATAGTTAGCCGCTTACAATCAGAAAAGTTTCCTGATTTTCTGCGTATTTATTGGAACAGTCGAAATAAATTTACACGACACACAGAATTGTTCAAGGTTATTAGAAATAATATTCGAGACAGAGAAGCGGTTTTTGCATTAATACGAGGTATGGAAGAAGATTTGGATACCTATTTGGCATTATCTTCTCCGGAACTATCAGATTGGTCACTTGATGATAAATATTTAGTCAATGCCCTGAAACTTTTTCGGGTTCGTCAGCCGTTCTCATTACTGTTAAGTGCAAAGCGAAAATTTGATAGAAATAGTTTTACTACATTACTTCGTGCAATTATGGTAATTTCTTTTAGATATAACACTATTGGCGCATATAGCCCTGCTGATTTAGAGCGTGCTTATAATAATGTGGTTGAGCAAATAAATCAGAGCAAAGTGGAGAGTGTTTCTCAGGTATTAAGTTTATTAAAACCTATTTATATTGATGATGATCGCTTTAGCAAAGATTTCACGGAGAAAGTCATTAAAACGACAGATTCTAGAAGCACTAGACTTGTGCGTTTTATTTTATGTGAACTTGAGCAATATGTATCAAATAATCCGGGAATTGATTTTTCCAGTGATGCTTTCAATATTGAACATATTCTCCCACAAAATGCACCGGATGGTTGGGGTGGTTTTAGTTATGAAGAAATGAGTGCTTTGACCTATCGTTTGGGAAATATGACCTTATTGCAAGCAAGTGCCAATCGAGATTTAGGCACTGTTGAATATGCTCAAAAACGAGCAGTATTGGAACAGAGTAACTTTGTGCTAACGCGTAAATTATCGGAACAATATGCTGAGTGGACACCAGCAACTATTGCTTCTTGGCAAAGATGGCTTGCGAATCAAGCTAAAACAGTTTGGCGAATTGCTCAACTTAGTTAA
- the wbaP gene encoding undecaprenyl-phosphate galactose phosphotransferase WbaP, whose product MKRSLVCKFTLALTDFLLLSSSIVLAFYGLESWTGELSRYVPTEQIEERFYIHIILSMFGVAWYWMRLRHYTYRKPFWFELKEVLRTLVVLAVIELGTVAFSKLYFSRYLWVLTWAIALIIVPFGRVCVKTILIKSGLYLRNTIIIGGGQNAIDAYHALTSESYLGFKIKYFLTQDENSTVKELNIPILNEKRQSVWKSVTKKSDQFILALEEDETELRDSWLRYFSTHKYRSVSVIPTLRGLPLYSTDMSFIFSYEVMLLRVNNNLAKRSSRFMKRTMDILGSLIIIVLLSPILLYLYFSVKKDGGDAIYGHPRIGRNGKTFKCLKFRSMVVNSKEVLEELLARDPEARAEWEKDFKLKNDPRITKIGAFIRKTSLDELPQLFNVLKGEMSLVGPRPIVKEELERYQEDVDYYLMAKPGMTGLWQVSGRNDVDYDTRVYFDAWYVKNWSLWNDIAILFKTVNVVLNRDGAY is encoded by the coding sequence ATGAAAAGAAGCCTCGTATGTAAATTTACGCTTGCATTGACTGATTTTTTATTGCTTAGTTCGTCTATTGTTCTGGCTTTTTATGGACTTGAATCATGGACAGGCGAGTTAAGCCGTTATGTGCCCACGGAACAAATAGAGGAACGTTTTTATATTCATATCATTTTATCTATGTTCGGGGTGGCTTGGTACTGGATGCGACTACGCCATTATACTTACCGCAAGCCGTTTTGGTTTGAGTTAAAAGAAGTATTGCGTACTTTAGTGGTTTTGGCTGTAATTGAATTGGGGACGGTTGCTTTTTCGAAACTTTATTTTTCCCGTTATTTATGGGTGCTGACTTGGGCTATTGCACTAATTATTGTGCCGTTTGGGCGAGTATGTGTGAAGACAATTCTGATTAAATCAGGATTATATTTGCGCAATACGATTATTATTGGTGGCGGGCAAAATGCTATTGACGCTTACCATGCTTTAACCAGTGAATCCTATTTAGGATTTAAGATAAAATATTTTCTTACTCAAGATGAAAATTCAACAGTTAAAGAACTTAACATACCGATTTTAAATGAAAAGCGCCAAAGTGTTTGGAAATCGGTAACAAAAAAATCGGATCAATTTATACTTGCTTTGGAGGAAGACGAAACCGAATTACGTGATTCTTGGTTAAGATATTTTTCAACCCATAAATATCGTTCTGTTTCCGTTATACCAACTTTGCGCGGATTGCCGCTATACAGCACGGATATGTCATTTATATTTAGTTATGAAGTGATGTTATTGCGTGTTAATAATAACTTGGCTAAGCGATCTTCCCGTTTCATGAAAAGAACAATGGATATTTTAGGTTCTTTAATTATTATTGTCTTATTATCTCCGATTCTGCTTTATTTATATTTTTCCGTTAAAAAAGATGGAGGCGATGCTATTTATGGACATCCCCGTATCGGTCGTAACGGAAAAACATTTAAGTGTCTTAAATTCAGATCAATGGTGGTAAATTCTAAAGAAGTGCTCGAAGAACTATTGGCGCGAGATCCTGAAGCTCGAGCAGAATGGGAAAAGGATTTTAAGTTGAAAAATGACCCGCGAATTACGAAAATCGGCGCTTTTATTCGTAAAACAAGTCTAGACGAACTCCCCCAATTATTTAACGTATTAAAAGGCGAAATGTCTCTTGTCGGTCCTCGCCCGATTGTGAAAGAAGAGTTAGAACGTTATCAAGAAGATGTTGATTATTACCTTATGGCGAAGCCGGGTATGACGGGATTATGGCAAGTAAGCGGTCGAAATGATGTAGATTATGATACTCGAGTATACTTCGACGCTTGGTATGTTAAAAACTGGTCCTTATGGAATGATATTGCGATTTTGTTTAAAACGGTGAATGTTGTTTTAAATAGGGATGGGGCTTATTAA
- a CDS encoding CDP-glycerol glycerophosphotransferase family protein — protein MIKKLVKLGLSTLVALVGWLVYMFSGLARRDQGKIVFGTHTATLSGNVKALYLDTAYQPNKQKIFIYRNANIKDSLDKLSGENIYYNLYSLKGIYHSLTAGTFVYSSYVSDISFWLSKNAMLFNVWHGTPLKKIERDVTTGFYSIRNKYEYIFKYIYPHLFVRPTYLLVCSEYEKSCFKTAFDVQDDVFIEAFPPRLETIKEKYQKIEEKKCVLYTPTWRDDASFCFEKNCDVEKLNKVMKNLGLTFFIKAHPSDRTIHLSKSLSNVKLADRGEDFYQLVNDAFVVVTDYSSTMFDCLYCGIPVVLFCPDMKNYLTHSREFYIDISVLPFQLYTESDDFIQALALSHYKCDKNAKRFEPYSTKLV, from the coding sequence ATGATTAAGAAGTTAGTAAAATTAGGGCTTTCAACTTTGGTTGCTCTAGTTGGTTGGCTGGTGTATATGTTTTCTGGCTTGGCTAGAAGAGATCAAGGGAAGATAGTTTTTGGCACTCATACAGCGACTTTGAGCGGTAATGTTAAAGCTCTATATTTAGATACTGCTTATCAACCGAATAAGCAGAAAATTTTTATTTATCGTAATGCAAATATTAAAGACAGCTTAGATAAGCTATCTGGAGAAAATATTTACTATAATCTTTATTCTTTAAAAGGAATCTATCATTCTTTAACAGCAGGAACATTTGTTTATTCTAGTTATGTTTCGGATATTTCATTTTGGCTGTCTAAAAATGCGATGTTGTTTAATGTATGGCATGGAACACCATTGAAAAAAATTGAGAGGGATGTTACTACTGGTTTTTACTCTATCCGCAATAAATATGAGTATATTTTTAAATACATTTATCCACATTTGTTTGTTCGTCCGACTTATTTATTAGTTTGCTCAGAGTATGAAAAATCTTGTTTTAAAACAGCATTTGACGTGCAAGACGATGTATTTATCGAAGCTTTTCCACCTAGACTTGAGACGATTAAGGAAAAGTATCAAAAAATAGAAGAAAAAAAATGTGTTTTATATACACCGACATGGCGTGATGATGCTTCTTTCTGTTTTGAAAAGAACTGTGATGTCGAAAAACTTAATAAAGTAATGAAAAATCTTGGATTAACATTCTTTATTAAAGCTCATCCGTCAGACAGGACAATTCATTTATCGAAATCATTAAGTAATGTTAAATTAGCAGATAGAGGCGAAGATTTTTACCAGTTGGTCAATGACGCATTTGTGGTAGTTACAGACTATTCTTCAACAATGTTTGATTGCTTATATTGTGGTATTCCGGTGGTTTTATTTTGTCCGGATATGAAAAATTACTTAACCCATAGCCGAGAGTTTTATATTGATATTTCAGTATTACCGTTTCAGTTATATACTGAAAGTGATGATTTTATTCAGGCATTGGCATTATCTCATTATAAGTGTGACAAAAATGCCAAACGTTTTGAACCGTACTCAACAAAGTTAGTTTAA